A segment of the Mycobacterium intracellulare ATCC 13950 genome:
CTGTCGACGCGGGGAAAGTTGTGGAGCTACACCGAGAACCGGTACGCGCCACCGCCGCCCTACCCGTCGCCGGACCCCTTTGAGCCGTTCGCCGTCGCCGCCGTGGAGCTGGCCGAGGAGGGCCTGATCGTGCTGGGCAAGGTGGTCGAGGGCACGCTGGCCGCCGACCTGAAGGTCGGCATGGAGATGGAACTGACCACCATGCCGCTCTACACCGACGACGACGGCGTGCAGCGCATCGTGCACGCGTGGAAGCGCGCCGGCGACG
Coding sequences within it:
- a CDS encoding Zn-ribbon domain-containing OB-fold protein, encoding MPEVIRQEPAVDGWFATDDAGVPHLIGSKCPECGTYVFPPRANNCPNPGCASDTLESVALSTRGKLWSYTENRYAPPPPYPSPDPFEPFAVAAVELAEEGLIVLGKVVEGTLAADLKVGMEMELTTMPLYTDDDGVQRIVHAWKRAGDDAERSDEKERRK